In one Oryza glaberrima chromosome 2, OglaRS2, whole genome shotgun sequence genomic region, the following are encoded:
- the LOC127763598 gene encoding desmethyl-deoxy-podophyllotoxin synthase-like — protein MEEPTSCYGYYHYLALAVAVLVLVRVTRTRGGGSDGVRLPPGPWRLPVIGSLHHLAGKPLVHRALADLARRMDAPLMYLRLGEVPVVVATSPGAAREVMRTHDVAFATRPVSPTVRIMTADGEGLVFAPYGALWRQLRRIAILELLSARRVQSFRRVREEEAARLAAAVAAAAPHGEAAVNVSERIAVLIADSAVRAMIGDRFKKRDEFLEALAEGLKLVSGFSLADLFPSSWLASFVTGAARRAQENHRKNFELMDRAIEQHQERRAAAAAASGDVVEDDDLVDVLLRIQKGGGLDVPLTMGIIKAVILDLFSAGSETSATTIQWAMSELMRNPRVMKRAQAELRDNLQGKPKVTEEDLADLNYLKLIIKETLRLHLPAPLLLPRESRESCKIFGYDVPKGTTVLVNAWAIGRDPKYWDDPEEFKPERFEDSKIDFKGLDFEFLPFGSGRRMCPGIMFAQPNIELALATLLYHFDWSLPAGVKPSELDMTEEMGITVRRKNDLYLHAVVRVPLHATTP, from the exons ATGGAAGAACCAACCAGCTGCTACGGTTACTACCACTACCTCGCCCTCGCCGTGGCCGTGCTGGTGCTCGTCCGGGTCACgaggacgcgcggcggcggcagcgatggcgtcAGGCTGCCGCCGGGGCCGTGGCGGCTGCCGGTGATCGGCAGCCTGCACCACCTCGCCGGGAAGCCGCTGGTGCACCGCGCGCTGGCGGACCTCGCGCGGCGGATGGACGCGCCGCTCATGTACCTCCGGCTCGGCGAGGTCCCCGTGGTGGTGGCCACGTCGCCGGGCGCCGCGCGCGAGGTGATGCGGACGCACGACGTCGCGTTCGCGACGCGGCCGGTGAGCCCCACCGTGAGGATCATGACGGCCGACGGGGAGGGCCTCGTGTTCGCGCCCTACGGCGCGCTGTGGCGACAGCTCCGCCGCATCGCCATCCTGGAGCTCCTCTCCGCGCGCCGCGTCCAGTCGTTCCGCCGcgtcagggaggaggaggccgcgcgcctcgccgccgccgtcgcggcggcggcgccccacgGCGAGGCGGCCGTCAACGTCAGCGAGCGGATCGCCGTGCTCATCGCCGACTCGGCGGTGCGCGCCATGATCGGGGACAGGTTCAAGAAGCGGGACGAGTTCTTGGAGGCCCTCGCCGAGGGGCTCAAGCTCGTCTCCGGGTTCAGCCTCGCCGACCTGTTCCCGTCGTCGTGGCTCGCCAGCTTCGtcaccggcgcggcgcggcgggcgcagGAGAACCACCGCAAGAACTTCGAGCTCATGGACCGCGCCATCGAGCAGCAccaggagcggcgcgcggcggcagcggcggcgagcggcgacgtcGTGGAAGACGACGATCTGGTGGACGTCCTCTTGAGGATTCAGAAGGGAGGTGGCCTCGACGTGCCTCTCACCATGGGGATCATCAAAGCAGTAATCCTT GACCTTTTTAGCGCCGGAAGTGAGACATCGGCGACTACAATCCAATGGGCCATGTCGGAGCTCATGAGGAACCCAAGAGTGATGAAGAGAGCGCAAGCTGAGTTACGCGACAATCTCCAAGGGAAGCCAAAGGTGACCGAGGAAGACTTGGCCGACCTAAATTACCTAAAGCTCATTATCAAAGAGACTCTGAGGTTGCATCTGCCAGCGCCTTTGCTCCTTCCTAGGGAGTCGAGGGAGTCATGCAAGATCTTTGGATATGATGTGCCAAAAGGTACCACTGTGCTTGTTAACGCTTGGGCAATTGGTAGAGATCCTAAGTATTGGGATGACCCCGAAGAGTTCAAGCCTGAGCGATTTGAGGATAGCAAAATTGACTTTAAGGGTTTGGACTTTGAGTTCTTGCCATTTGGGTCTGGACGGAGAATGTGTCCTGGTATAATGTTCGCGCAGCCGAACATAGAACTCGCGCTCGCCACCCTTCTCTACCACTTCGATTGGAGCCTCCCTGCTGGGGTGAAGCCAAGTGAGCTAGATATGACCGAGGAGATGGGCATCACTGTTAGGAGGAAGAATGACCTATACCTACATGCCGTCGTTCGTGTGCCACTCCATGCGACGACACCCTAG